The Trichocoleus sp. FACHB-46 genome has a window encoding:
- a CDS encoding IS1 family transposase (programmed frameshift) has product MSASLPACPACDSTHIVKNGKIHNGKQNYKCRSCGRQFVQDPQNKVIDPVTKMLIDKLLLEKIPLAGIARVAGVSELWLQHYVNEKYQAVSRQVKVQAKKKGKLTIQCDEMWSFVLHKGNKQWIWLALDAKTREIVGVYVGNRGREGAQGLWNALPGVYRQCAVSYTDFWSAYDEVFPRKRHQSVGKESGKTSYIERFNCTLRQRVSRLVRRTLSFSKKLENHIGAVWYFVHHYNASLPI; this is encoded by the exons ATGTCTGCCTCTTTACCTGCTTGTCCTGCTTGTGACTCAACTCATATCGTCAAGAATGGCAAAATCCATAACGGCAAACAGAACTACAAGTGCCGTAGTTGTGGCAGGCAGTTTGTGCAAGATCCCCAAAACAAGGTCATTGACCCAGTGACCAAGATGCTAATCGACAAACTGCTGTTAGAGAAGATTCCTTTAGCAGGCATTGCCAGAGTCGCAGGCGTTTCAGAGCTTTGGCTCCAGCACTATGTCAATGAGAAATATCAAGCCGTGTCCCGACAGGTGAAGGTGCAGGCTAAAAAAA AGGGGAAGCTAACAATCCAGTGTGACGAGATGTGGTCTTTCGTGCTTCACAAAGGTAATAAGCAATGGATTTGGTTGGCTCTAGATGCTAAGACCCGAGAAATTGTCGGGGTCTATGTCGGCAATCGGGGCCGTGAGGGCGCGCAAGGATTATGGAATGCTCTGCCAGGGGTTTATCGCCAGTGTGCTGTTTCCTACACTGATTTCTGGTCTGCTTATGATGAGGTGTTTCCCCGCAAGCGGCATCAGAGTGTTGGCAAAGAGAGTGGTAAAACCAGTTATATTGAGCGCTTTAACTGCACCTTGCGCCAACGAGTGTCCCGCTTAGTGAGAAGGACGTTATCGTTTTCCAAGAAGTTAGAGAACCATATTGGTGCAGTTTGGTACTTTGTTCATCACTACAATGCATCCTTACCTATTTAG